In the Deinococcus humi genome, one interval contains:
- a CDS encoding NACHT domain-containing protein — MRSDYGELALDRLRVFVQQRGVPVLLSSRPDGYKLFKAKLSGWADGHIADLSELQQRRLATTWFAHQLRNANEDLADEVVSQRTMAEVETFFEDLHDSPDLAQLAAVPLLLCLLIALRRAEVALPRSRFRVYEEVVKHLLEAHPRRRRRAAAMADDDNTLSSTDMRQAFERLAYEMHCAYPEGMIPIETASEVVAAYLQDGEVGVGLERIEARRVGARLVDVGETNTGLLVGRSPREAGFFHRSLQEFLAAGYLSRINDQLEVVQTRRLDPQWREVLLGALHFTRRTQDAREFINRLRAPGGTVAQRQHLAQLLAEAAFGEFPVPPAVAQEIARDTLTAIEHETWAPQRERLLSHSLDGLQSAKVRDLVHERLRRWFPERLRHPAAVLEAMGTWPIEDETVSLLLRGLHAEDASRRISAAKALAALGCQQPTLFNELARVAMQAQSLDAQAGAVYALVRGWPEALDLSEMLDYHATSPDPDQRLIAYAGLAKQGRLGDEQLEEVLHFRSYRSEISYFLRHLVVEVLVQGWPGDLRVRDACLSGLSQAGMDKDLNWQVLFQGFASDLRVQDAVSEEIREKESPFLSLHDAWPQLLRRFRDVPALVRAIEVRLKRGDLTDHDLHFASLIGQTAFSKTKLLENLNDDYRHWPAEALLEGWGMDDPEIAPRLLELATGPDDVAASIAFLIPDILRDPATARQRLIALLRDPKCARPDFVLNGLYKVGVGEDGQSILDAALIYLDRSSNGADYVFRLFPQETRVLRYAEQLLEKGAGWAAGAIAHYLGHEESIRRALRDQSMPLDPGLRFAIASKLRQRLGDPEEVLSLLEAHHEESDVETRVQCSISLAHRARTEGRQLAPTIEYFMQEMHAHRVSLRVAMRTGIAGLLTLRAIDALTVEVHGRRILDWIPLLLDNYETPGNFVATVARHWEDVRDVVRPALTEGREGGFAREVGLEALAAYADGSSLAGQDLLEVIERDRTIRHSPAVLRFLGRVLPGSGLLLEACLDVLREENPRRDTSLAAAQLLGKYFGGNISVLERLTTATGSVPPQEDVLMAIVEGWPESPVVKEAYDWYTLNRESLSYSLYFRLAGLHSTPEQLITALNATFKSCAAAPAIASQSIVPPLVRRLRQDPAFGTALATWLTTDRNPSAIATIPRLLARAGVLSDELREWCATEIERLSGENTTAPIGTDLIAGRVRPVLHSLLDAI; from the coding sequence GTGCGTTCGGACTACGGTGAGCTCGCGCTCGACCGGTTGCGAGTATTCGTGCAGCAACGTGGCGTGCCAGTGCTACTCTCCAGCCGTCCGGACGGCTACAAGCTGTTCAAGGCTAAGCTGAGTGGTTGGGCAGACGGCCATATTGCCGATCTTTCCGAATTGCAACAACGCCGCCTGGCTACCACCTGGTTTGCACACCAGTTGCGAAATGCGAACGAAGACTTGGCTGATGAAGTGGTGTCGCAACGGACCATGGCCGAGGTAGAGACCTTCTTCGAGGATCTGCACGACTCGCCAGACCTTGCACAACTGGCAGCCGTACCGCTCCTGCTGTGCCTGCTCATTGCCCTACGCCGCGCTGAGGTCGCCTTGCCACGCAGTCGATTCCGGGTGTACGAGGAAGTGGTTAAGCACCTCCTAGAGGCGCATCCCCGGCGGCGGCGGCGAGCGGCAGCAATGGCAGACGACGACAACACTCTTTCATCCACTGATATGCGACAAGCCTTTGAGCGCCTTGCTTATGAAATGCACTGTGCGTATCCCGAGGGTATGATCCCCATTGAAACCGCCAGCGAGGTCGTCGCTGCGTATTTGCAGGATGGTGAAGTGGGCGTGGGCCTTGAGAGGATTGAAGCCCGCAGGGTTGGGGCACGCCTCGTGGACGTCGGGGAGACCAACACAGGCTTGCTGGTAGGGCGCTCTCCGCGCGAGGCAGGTTTTTTCCACCGGTCGCTGCAGGAGTTCCTGGCGGCGGGGTATCTCTCACGCATCAATGATCAGTTGGAAGTTGTCCAGACGCGCCGCCTCGACCCTCAATGGCGTGAGGTCTTGCTGGGCGCGCTGCACTTCACACGACGTACGCAGGATGCAAGGGAATTCATTAATAGGCTGCGCGCTCCAGGGGGCACCGTTGCGCAACGGCAACATTTGGCTCAACTGTTGGCAGAGGCAGCGTTCGGGGAATTTCCGGTTCCACCTGCAGTCGCGCAGGAGATTGCTCGAGATACCCTAACGGCCATTGAGCATGAGACATGGGCGCCGCAGCGCGAGCGGCTTCTGAGTCATTCACTCGATGGTCTGCAATCTGCCAAGGTGCGCGATCTGGTGCACGAGCGGCTTCGCCGGTGGTTCCCCGAGCGTCTGCGCCACCCTGCAGCCGTACTTGAGGCCATGGGTACATGGCCAATTGAGGACGAAACTGTTTCACTTCTCCTCCGCGGGTTGCATGCAGAAGATGCCTCCAGACGGATCAGTGCTGCCAAAGCACTCGCCGCTCTGGGCTGCCAGCAACCTACGCTGTTCAATGAACTTGCCCGCGTCGCTATGCAGGCGCAGTCGCTTGACGCCCAGGCAGGTGCTGTTTACGCACTCGTCCGGGGATGGCCCGAGGCCCTCGACCTTTCAGAGATGCTTGACTATCACGCTACCTCACCTGACCCAGATCAACGCCTTATTGCCTACGCTGGCTTAGCTAAGCAGGGGCGACTCGGTGACGAACAGCTGGAGGAGGTTCTACACTTTCGCAGTTATCGAAGCGAAATTTCTTACTTCCTTCGCCATCTGGTAGTTGAAGTATTGGTCCAGGGATGGCCAGGCGATCTGCGAGTAAGAGACGCTTGTCTGTCTGGCCTTTCTCAGGCGGGGATGGACAAGGATTTGAATTGGCAGGTGCTGTTCCAGGGTTTCGCTTCCGATCTTCGAGTGCAGGACGCCGTCAGTGAAGAAATCCGGGAGAAGGAGAGTCCGTTCTTAAGTCTGCACGATGCGTGGCCGCAATTGCTGCGCCGTTTTCGTGACGTCCCTGCTCTGGTACGGGCTATCGAAGTACGTCTGAAACGCGGCGATCTGACAGACCATGACCTTCACTTCGCTTCCCTGATCGGCCAAACTGCCTTCTCCAAAACAAAACTACTTGAGAATCTCAACGACGATTACCGACACTGGCCGGCCGAGGCTCTTCTTGAGGGTTGGGGCATGGATGACCCTGAGATAGCCCCCCGGCTTCTGGAACTTGCCACTGGACCGGACGATGTGGCTGCCAGTATCGCGTTCCTCATTCCCGATATCCTGCGCGATCCAGCCACAGCACGTCAACGGCTGATAGCCTTGCTGCGCGACCCAAAGTGTGCACGGCCCGATTTCGTGTTGAATGGACTTTACAAAGTAGGTGTGGGTGAAGATGGCCAGTCCATTCTCGATGCCGCCTTGATCTACCTCGACAGGTCGTCTAACGGAGCCGATTACGTATTCCGTCTATTTCCTCAAGAAACGCGTGTGCTGAGGTATGCCGAGCAATTGTTGGAGAAGGGAGCGGGATGGGCGGCAGGTGCCATTGCTCATTACTTAGGTCACGAAGAATCCATTCGTCGGGCGCTGCGAGACCAGTCTATGCCACTTGACCCCGGCTTACGTTTCGCCATCGCTTCTAAGCTGCGGCAGCGCCTGGGAGACCCTGAGGAAGTGCTGAGCTTACTGGAGGCACACCACGAAGAAAGCGACGTAGAGACGCGTGTGCAGTGCTCCATTAGTTTGGCCCATCGTGCCCGGACGGAAGGGCGCCAACTCGCGCCGACTATTGAGTACTTCATGCAGGAGATGCATGCGCATCGCGTGTCCCTCAGAGTTGCCATGCGAACGGGCATTGCTGGACTGCTAACTCTCAGAGCAATTGATGCACTCACCGTCGAAGTTCATGGCCGCAGAATTTTAGATTGGATCCCATTGTTGCTTGATAACTATGAAACGCCTGGAAATTTTGTGGCCACGGTCGCGCGGCACTGGGAAGACGTCCGAGACGTCGTGAGGCCAGCTCTCACTGAGGGTCGGGAAGGGGGCTTTGCTCGTGAAGTAGGCCTTGAAGCATTAGCAGCATATGCCGATGGGTCTTCGCTGGCCGGGCAAGACCTTCTAGAGGTTATAGAGCGTGATCGGACAATCAGGCATTCACCAGCCGTATTGCGCTTCCTGGGACGCGTACTTCCCGGAAGCGGGCTCTTGTTGGAAGCATGCCTGGATGTGCTCCGCGAGGAAAATCCCCGCCGAGACACCTCTCTTGCGGCAGCTCAGCTGCTGGGCAAATATTTTGGAGGGAACATCTCTGTGCTGGAACGGCTCACCACAGCCACCGGCAGCGTGCCCCCTCAAGAGGACGTCCTAATGGCCATTGTTGAAGGTTGGCCGGAGAGTCCTGTCGTCAAGGAAGCCTATGACTGGTACACATTGAACAGAGAGAGCCTGTCCTACTCTCTCTATTTCCGTCTGGCGGGCCTGCATTCTACTCCAGAGCAACTAATTACGGCGCTGAACGCTACGTTCAAGAGCTGTGCAGCTGCACCTGCGATTGCCTCTCAAAGCATTGTGCCTCCGTTGGTCCGACGTTTGCGACAGGACCCGGCGTTTGGCACGGCGTTGGCCACATGGTTGACGACCGATCGCAATCCGTCAGCCATTGCCACTATCCCGCGGCTCTTAGCACGCGCCGGAGTACTTTCCGATGAGCTTAGAGAATGGTGCGCCACAGAAATCGAACGGCTGAGTGGAGAGAACACCACCGCGCCGATAGGAACCGACTTAATTGCAGGTCGCGTGCGGCCTGTACTGCATAGCCTTCTGGATGCCATTTGA